One window from the genome of Hemiscyllium ocellatum isolate sHemOce1 chromosome 28, sHemOce1.pat.X.cur, whole genome shotgun sequence encodes:
- the pgpep1 gene encoding pyroglutamyl-peptidase 1, whose amino-acid sequence MERNSNRTVVVTGFGPFGEHTTNASWAAVQELQKLGLGEEVDLYVYEIPVDYQKVQDLIPSLWKHHNPQLFIHVGVSGMATTVTLEKCGHNRGYMGLDNRCYCPDNHCCVQGGPDCLESVIDMDVVCNKITGPQPDVVISVSQDAGRYLCDFTYYTSLYLSHGKSAFIHVPPLGKPYTAEQLGRALQTIIGVMLGVLEHPNAKMNCQMAH is encoded by the exons ATGGAGAGGAACAGCAACAGGACGGTGGTGGTTACAG gatTTGGTCCCTTTGGAGAACACACGACCAATGCCAGCTGGGCTGCTGTGCAG GAATTACAGAAGCTTGGCTTAGGTGAAGAAGTGGATCTGTATGTGTATGAGATTCCAGTGGACTATCAGAAGGTCCAGGATTTGATTCCTTCTCTGTGGAAGCATCATAACCCTCAG TTGTTTATCCATGTTGGAGTTTCGGGAATGGCCACCACAGTGACACTGGAAAAATGTGGACACAACCGGGGATACATGGGACTGGATAATCGATGTTACTGTCCAGACAATCACTGCTGTGTCCAGGGAGGACCGGACTGCCTCGAGTCTGTCATTGACATGGATGTCGTGTGTAATAAAATCACTGGCCCACAACCGGATGTGGTCATTTCTGTCTCACAGGATGCTGGAAG ATACCTCTGTGATTTTACCTATTATACCTCTCTGTACCTGAGCCACGGCAAATCCGCTTTCATTCACGTGCCTCCTCTTGGGAAACCGTATACCGCTGAGCAGCTGGGGCGGGCTCTCCAGACCATTATCGGAGTGATGCTGGGTGTGCTGGAGCATCCCAATGCTAAGATGAACTGCCAGATGGCACACTGA